From one Bacteroidales bacterium genomic stretch:
- a CDS encoding DUF4402 domain-containing protein yields the protein MTRNIIITFLFSLFLSASAVAQSTITAQAFAEIIEALTANETDQLNFGRFSTDMNGGDIIINPDGSRTIQGSVIGVASPYGPGIFQITGAPEASFTLQLPDGPAVLIHQESSKTMFVENWVADPPVENGPGVLTNGNRIVSIGATLSVGSYDENPVGIYSGTFQLTFAYN from the coding sequence ATGACCCGCAACATCATCATAACGTTTCTGTTCTCTTTGTTTCTTTCGGCAAGCGCTGTGGCTCAGTCAACCATTACTGCCCAGGCTTTTGCGGAGATCATAGAGGCACTTACGGCCAACGAAACCGACCAACTCAACTTTGGCCGCTTTTCGACGGATATGAATGGCGGCGACATCATCATCAACCCGGATGGTTCGCGTACCATTCAGGGATCAGTTATCGGCGTGGCCAGCCCTTATGGCCCCGGCATTTTTCAGATTACCGGCGCACCGGAGGCTTCGTTTACGCTGCAACTGCCCGACGGCCCTGCAGTGCTGATACACCAGGAATCGAGCAAGACCATGTTTGTAGAAAATTGGGTAGCCGACCCGCCGGTAGAAAATGGCCCCGGAGTGCTCACCAATGGCAACAGAATAGTAAGTATCGGCGCCACGCTAAGCGTGGGTTCGTACGACGAAAATCCTGTGGGAATTTATTCGGGCACCTTTCAACTGACCTTTGCCTACAACTAA
- a CDS encoding DUF4402 domain-containing protein, whose product MKKFAILFAGLFLMTFAFQSVNAQGPATETAVTNATIIAPIAITKEVDLNFGNIAALTNDQAVTITPAGMRSSTEPLGLPTTTPGTISAASFTVTGLADATYSIVLPTTFNVESGGNTMEVNAFTSTPTPTGVLTGGTETLTVGATINVKANQAAGSYTNASALSVTVAYN is encoded by the coding sequence ATGAAAAAATTTGCAATTCTTTTCGCTGGTCTCTTTCTGATGACTTTTGCTTTCCAGAGTGTTAATGCACAAGGCCCTGCAACTGAAACAGCAGTAACAAATGCTACCATTATAGCTCCTATAGCTATAACTAAAGAAGTTGATTTGAACTTTGGCAATATTGCTGCTTTAACTAACGATCAAGCTGTTACCATTACTCCTGCAGGAATGAGAAGTTCAACTGAACCGCTGGGACTGCCAACCACTACACCTGGGACAATCTCAGCCGCATCATTTACTGTTACTGGATTAGCAGATGCCACCTATTCAATTGTATTGCCAACAACTTTCAATGTTGAATCCGGTGGAAATACAATGGAAGTAAATGCTTTCACATCCACACCTACACCTACTGGTGTATTAACAGGTGGAACTGAAACTCTCACAGTTGGCGCTACAATTAATGTGAAAGCTAATCAGGCTGCAGGATCATACACTAATGCAAGTGCTCTCTCTGTTACCGTTGCCTACAACTAG